A single window of Archangium gephyra DNA harbors:
- the smc gene encoding chromosome segregation protein SMC: protein MRIKRLDITGFKSFMERSVFTFDDGVTGIVGPNGCGKSNVVDSIRWVMGEQSAKNLRGRGMEDVIFNGSESKPPLSMAEVSLTFHVDETDTLPVHLSGLPEVTVTRRLFRSGESEYLINKTTCRLLDITELFLGTGVGTKAYSIIEQGRVGLIVSSKPEDRRNLIEEAAGVTKYKSRRKAAERKLEATQANLLRVTDITSELERRLESLSRQAKKAEKYKKLKARMREIDLHSASHRFLELHAESKVLVEKLGSLGGEERENLEKMRELELVITNRRTALESETEALQKLSAEVHTLESTVQRADQDLAYWRKDLEETSARVAQSETELHNVRSRQSELAETMASRESELSNIAGSWKEDEVSMKVAQEELRRVSQLQAEISLRLEQERAAVVTVASRLANHESNLVNLARQKTDLESRRARNRAEADALREQEKQLEDARKHVARRVEDSRHLSMELAERKGHEEEALMRTRQAFMENEVQVIGLREELSDKRSRLASLEALQKDYEGFDKGVRAVMVRAGEEARQQGIFGLVADVISTTPRYERAVEAVLGERLQHVVVESRDKGVELVEYLKSALEGRGSFLPVPTPERVPSAVQPDVSRAGVLARALDEVSCEDALKPVVQLLLGDVVIVEDLGVAKAYAEAEGSSCTLVTLDGEVFRPDGTIIGGEREGVAVGALQKKREILELASEVARVEERYNEILTRHYTLQKQMGDTEDVLKGLAKNQHAEELSLASQEKDLHKASEDLARVRDRLRALDADEAQLTQMYDGLAHEEENSRGEVAHGQADREAREERVKQLVGELESLKQRAETATNNLTSLKVKVAAGGERGEAARKELESLLAQKEEMANRVRKLESTVREGSARVEEFQRRIAETEAERARKAEDLAVTAGVLESRRTAHGTASTEVREQDNALRELRTKLEGLTQGLSQITLREREIALELEHLVAGIRERHGAELQEEVHKYHLLPSLSEETEQELKDLRAQVEKMGEINLTAIDEHADLTSRSEFLLTQKKDLSDSMEKLQEAIRRIDASSRERFKQTFDIVNEKFQAIFPRLFGGGRASLVLTNEGQGGEPGVEIVAQPPGKKLQSMNLLSGGEKALTAVALIFAIFLIKPTPFCLLDEVDAPLDEGNVGRYNDMVKEMSKQSQFILITHNKRTMEVADTLYGVTMEEPGISKLVSVKLREAKAANDNITAA from the coding sequence ATGCGAATCAAGCGCCTGGACATCACCGGCTTCAAATCGTTCATGGAGCGCAGCGTCTTCACGTTCGATGACGGCGTGACGGGCATCGTCGGCCCCAACGGCTGCGGCAAGTCCAACGTGGTGGACTCCATCCGCTGGGTCATGGGCGAGCAGAGCGCCAAGAACCTCCGTGGCCGCGGCATGGAGGACGTCATCTTCAACGGCTCGGAGTCCAAGCCGCCCCTGTCCATGGCCGAGGTGTCGCTCACCTTCCACGTGGACGAGACGGACACCCTCCCGGTCCACCTCTCGGGCCTGCCGGAAGTCACCGTGACGCGCCGCCTCTTCCGCAGCGGCGAGTCCGAGTACCTCATCAACAAGACCACCTGCCGCCTGCTGGACATCACCGAGCTCTTCCTCGGCACCGGCGTGGGCACCAAGGCCTACTCCATCATCGAGCAGGGCCGCGTGGGCCTCATCGTCTCCAGCAAGCCCGAGGACCGGCGCAACCTGATTGAAGAGGCCGCCGGCGTCACCAAGTACAAGTCCCGCCGCAAGGCCGCCGAGCGCAAGCTGGAGGCCACCCAGGCCAACCTCCTGCGCGTCACGGACATCACCAGCGAGCTGGAGCGCCGCCTGGAGAGCCTGTCGCGCCAGGCCAAGAAGGCCGAGAAGTACAAGAAGCTCAAGGCGCGCATGCGGGAGATCGATCTGCACTCGGCCTCGCACCGCTTCCTGGAGCTGCACGCCGAGTCCAAGGTGCTGGTGGAGAAGCTCGGCAGCCTGGGCGGCGAGGAGCGCGAGAACCTCGAGAAGATGCGCGAGCTGGAGCTGGTCATCACCAACCGCCGCACCGCGCTGGAGTCCGAGACCGAGGCCCTGCAGAAGCTCTCCGCCGAGGTGCACACGCTGGAGAGCACCGTGCAGCGCGCGGACCAGGACCTGGCCTACTGGCGCAAGGACCTGGAGGAGACGAGCGCCCGGGTGGCGCAGTCCGAGACCGAGCTGCACAACGTCCGCTCCCGCCAGTCCGAGCTGGCCGAGACCATGGCCTCCCGCGAGTCCGAGCTGAGCAACATCGCCGGCTCGTGGAAGGAGGACGAGGTCTCCATGAAGGTGGCGCAGGAGGAGCTGCGCCGGGTGAGCCAGCTGCAGGCGGAGATCTCCCTGCGCCTGGAGCAGGAGCGGGCCGCCGTCGTCACCGTGGCGAGCCGCCTGGCCAACCACGAGAGCAACCTCGTCAACCTGGCCCGCCAGAAGACGGACCTGGAGTCCCGGCGCGCCCGCAACCGCGCCGAGGCGGATGCGCTGCGCGAGCAGGAGAAGCAGCTCGAGGACGCGCGCAAGCATGTGGCCCGCCGGGTGGAGGACAGCCGCCACCTGTCCATGGAGCTCGCCGAGCGCAAGGGCCATGAGGAAGAGGCCCTCATGCGCACGCGCCAGGCCTTCATGGAGAACGAGGTCCAGGTCATCGGCCTGCGCGAGGAGCTGAGCGACAAGCGCAGCCGGCTGGCCTCGCTGGAGGCGCTGCAGAAGGACTACGAGGGCTTCGACAAGGGCGTGCGCGCGGTGATGGTGCGCGCCGGTGAGGAGGCCCGGCAGCAGGGCATCTTCGGCCTCGTGGCGGACGTCATCTCCACCACGCCCCGCTACGAGCGCGCGGTGGAGGCCGTGCTGGGCGAGCGGCTGCAGCACGTCGTCGTGGAGAGCCGCGACAAGGGCGTGGAGCTGGTGGAGTACCTCAAGTCCGCCCTCGAGGGCCGCGGCAGCTTCCTGCCGGTGCCCACCCCCGAGCGCGTGCCCTCCGCCGTGCAGCCGGACGTGTCCCGTGCCGGCGTGCTGGCCCGGGCCCTCGACGAGGTGTCGTGCGAGGACGCCCTCAAGCCCGTGGTGCAGCTGCTCCTCGGGGACGTGGTCATCGTGGAGGACCTGGGTGTGGCCAAGGCGTACGCCGAGGCCGAGGGCTCCTCCTGCACGCTCGTCACCCTGGACGGTGAGGTGTTCCGCCCGGATGGCACCATCATCGGCGGCGAGCGCGAGGGCGTCGCCGTGGGCGCCCTGCAGAAGAAGCGGGAGATCCTCGAGCTGGCCTCCGAGGTGGCCCGGGTCGAGGAGCGCTACAACGAGATCCTCACCCGGCACTACACCCTGCAGAAGCAGATGGGGGACACGGAGGACGTCCTCAAGGGGCTGGCGAAGAACCAGCACGCCGAGGAGCTGAGCCTCGCCAGCCAGGAGAAGGACCTGCACAAGGCCAGCGAGGACCTGGCGCGGGTGCGCGACCGGCTCCGGGCGCTGGACGCCGACGAGGCGCAGCTCACGCAGATGTACGATGGGCTGGCGCACGAGGAGGAGAACAGCCGGGGCGAGGTGGCGCACGGCCAGGCGGACCGCGAGGCCCGTGAGGAGCGCGTGAAGCAGCTGGTGGGCGAGCTGGAGTCGCTCAAGCAGCGGGCGGAGACGGCCACGAACAACCTCACCAGCCTGAAGGTGAAGGTGGCCGCCGGTGGCGAGCGTGGCGAGGCGGCGCGCAAGGAGCTGGAGAGCCTGCTGGCCCAGAAGGAGGAGATGGCCAACCGGGTGCGCAAGCTGGAGTCCACGGTGCGCGAGGGCTCGGCGCGGGTGGAGGAGTTCCAGCGCCGCATCGCCGAGACGGAGGCCGAGCGCGCCAGGAAGGCCGAGGACCTGGCGGTGACGGCGGGTGTCCTGGAGTCGCGGCGCACGGCGCATGGCACGGCCTCGACCGAGGTGCGCGAGCAGGACAACGCGCTGCGCGAGCTGCGCACGAAGCTGGAGGGCCTCACCCAGGGCCTGTCGCAGATCACCCTGCGCGAGCGGGAGATCGCCCTGGAGCTGGAGCACCTGGTGGCCGGCATCCGCGAGCGGCACGGGGCGGAGTTGCAGGAGGAGGTGCACAAGTACCACCTGCTGCCGTCGCTGAGCGAGGAGACCGAGCAGGAGCTGAAGGATCTGCGCGCGCAGGTGGAGAAGATGGGGGAGATCAACCTCACGGCCATCGACGAGCACGCGGATCTGACGAGCCGCTCGGAGTTCCTGCTGACGCAGAAGAAGGACCTGTCCGACTCGATGGAGAAGCTGCAGGAGGCCATCCGGCGCATCGACGCGTCGAGCCGGGAGCGCTTCAAGCAGACGTTCGACATCGTCAACGAGAAGTTCCAGGCCATCTTCCCGCGCCTGTTCGGCGGCGGCCGGGCGAGCCTCGTGCTGACGAACGAAGGGCAGGGTGGGGAGCCGGGCGTGGAGATCGTCGCGCAGCCGCCGGGCAAGAAGCTGCAGAGCATGAACCTGCTGTCGGGCGGCGAGAAGGCGCTGACGGCCGTGGCGCTCATCTTCGCCATCTTCCTCATCAAGCCCACGCCCTTCTGCCTCCTGGACGAGGTTGACGCCCCGCTGGATGAGGGCAACGTGGGCCGCTACAACGACATGGTGAAGGAGATGAGCAAGCAGTCGCAGTTCATCCTCATCACGCACAACAAGCGCACCATGGAAGTGGCGGACACGCTCTACGGCGTGACCATGGAGGAGCCCGGCATCTCCAAGCTGGTGAGCGTGAAGCTGCGCGAGGCCAAGGCGGCCAACGACAACATCACGGCGGCGTAA
- a CDS encoding hemolysin family protein, with translation MEWVFLGLAILLVFANGFFVATEFAIVKVRHTRLQALVDEGRPGAGAALKMVEKLDTYLSATQFGITLASLGLGWLGEPAFAHLLEPVLTQVVPEAAGSTLAHSLAVAIAFAIITFLHIVVGELAPKSFAIQRAEDTTLAVALPMRIFYFVFYPAIWLLNGVAGWLLRVAGLHGAHESQEAHSEEELRVILHSSAQAGAITTARAELLERSLEMAQKTARQVMVPRNQVKFLDVEEPLDKCVADARAAGHTWLPVARGNMDEVEGVVNVKDLFFLLSKGELRSLAQVQRPVLYIPEHVTLEQLLNEFRRRRRQIALVVDEHGGTSGLVTLADVVAEVVGDVAELGRRVDEVRALPGGRFELPGTAQLDDLEDRLDVSFEIEDEDVEITTIAGYIMARLGRIPEKGDSLKLDMWRIQVEEVEGPRVVRVTVEPQASPKPPVTAVPEAS, from the coding sequence ATGGAATGGGTCTTCCTCGGGCTGGCGATCCTGCTGGTCTTCGCGAACGGGTTCTTCGTGGCGACGGAGTTCGCCATCGTGAAGGTCCGCCACACACGCCTGCAGGCGCTGGTGGACGAGGGCCGGCCGGGTGCCGGCGCCGCCCTGAAGATGGTGGAGAAGCTGGACACCTACCTGTCCGCCACGCAGTTCGGCATCACCCTCGCGTCGCTGGGGCTGGGCTGGCTGGGTGAGCCGGCGTTCGCCCACCTGCTGGAGCCGGTGCTGACGCAGGTGGTGCCGGAGGCGGCGGGATCCACGCTGGCGCACTCGCTGGCGGTGGCCATCGCCTTCGCCATCATCACCTTCCTGCACATCGTGGTCGGGGAGTTGGCTCCCAAGAGCTTCGCCATCCAGCGTGCCGAGGACACGACGCTGGCGGTGGCCCTGCCCATGCGGATCTTCTACTTCGTCTTCTACCCGGCCATCTGGCTCCTCAATGGCGTGGCGGGGTGGTTGCTGAGGGTGGCCGGGCTGCATGGCGCCCACGAGTCGCAGGAGGCCCACAGCGAGGAGGAGCTGCGCGTCATCCTCCACAGCTCGGCGCAGGCGGGTGCCATCACCACGGCGCGCGCCGAGCTGCTGGAGCGCTCGCTGGAGATGGCCCAGAAGACGGCCCGCCAGGTGATGGTGCCGCGCAACCAGGTGAAGTTCCTGGACGTGGAGGAGCCGCTGGACAAGTGCGTCGCGGACGCGCGCGCGGCGGGCCACACGTGGCTGCCGGTGGCCCGGGGCAACATGGACGAGGTGGAGGGGGTGGTGAACGTGAAGGACCTCTTCTTCCTCCTGTCCAAGGGCGAGCTGCGCAGCCTCGCCCAGGTGCAGCGCCCGGTGCTCTACATCCCGGAGCACGTGACGCTGGAGCAGCTGCTCAACGAGTTCCGCCGCCGCCGCCGGCAGATCGCCCTGGTGGTGGACGAGCACGGTGGGACGTCGGGGCTCGTCACGCTCGCGGACGTGGTGGCCGAGGTGGTGGGCGACGTGGCCGAGCTGGGCCGGCGGGTGGACGAGGTGCGCGCCCTGCCCGGCGGCCGCTTCGAGCTGCCCGGCACCGCCCAGCTGGATGACCTGGAGGACCGCCTGGACGTCTCGTTCGAGATCGAGGACGAGGACGTCGAGATCACGACGATCGCCGGCTACATCATGGCCCGGCTGGGACGCATCCCCGAGAAGGGGGACTCGCTCAAGCTGGACATGTGGCGCATCCAGGTGGAGGAGGTGGAGGGGCCGCGCGTGGTGCGGGTGACGGTCGAGCCCCAGGCGAGCCCCAAGCCCCCGGTGACGGCGGTGCCGGAGGCCTCCTGA
- a CDS encoding sigma 54-interacting transcriptional regulator: MIDDRPEVTQTVQSPEGRSTRIQVRDWTVEVVAGPDKGKKVTTQDALLRVGSDVASDLVLSDQTVSRRHIELERTSKGIVLRDLGSRNGTFLDGHQVMQALLQPGDKVTLGKTKLALKQEARATEVEVMGGADAFGHLVAASEKMRVVFAQLRGIAREDMNLLLEGETGTGKELAARAVHEHSRRRHGPFKVVDCNLITEEKAERELFGGLRSNGDEGGKGVFEAAQGGTLFLDEVGELPLSLQPKLLRVLESREVPSLDGAPVQVDVRVIASTHRNLEEDVRQGRFRADLYYRLAVARVRLPPLRTRREDIPVLAQSLLRGLKSSFELTPQTLALFEGYDWPGNVRELRNVLERGALMQETGNVSWLDFMAQPERKEEGQQPTTSVAALVTGMPYHEAKDRVVADFERLYFAEVMRVSNFDMKTAEQHTGLSMQSLYRLLKKNGLRLKDLKNAEGLDK, from the coding sequence ATGATCGACGACAGGCCGGAGGTCACCCAGACCGTGCAGAGCCCCGAGGGGCGCTCGACGCGGATTCAAGTGCGTGACTGGACGGTGGAAGTGGTGGCTGGCCCGGACAAGGGCAAGAAGGTCACCACGCAGGATGCGCTGCTGCGCGTGGGCTCGGATGTGGCGAGCGATCTGGTGCTGAGCGACCAGACGGTGAGCCGCCGGCACATCGAGCTGGAGCGCACCAGCAAGGGCATCGTCCTGAGGGACCTGGGCAGCCGCAACGGCACCTTCCTGGATGGCCATCAGGTGATGCAGGCGCTGCTGCAGCCAGGGGACAAGGTGACGCTGGGCAAGACGAAGCTGGCGCTCAAGCAGGAGGCGCGAGCCACCGAGGTGGAGGTGATGGGCGGGGCGGATGCCTTCGGCCATCTGGTGGCGGCCTCGGAGAAGATGCGCGTCGTCTTCGCGCAGCTGCGCGGCATTGCCCGGGAGGACATGAACCTCCTGCTCGAGGGCGAGACGGGCACCGGCAAGGAGCTGGCGGCGCGCGCGGTGCACGAGCACTCGCGGCGGCGGCACGGCCCCTTCAAGGTGGTGGACTGCAACCTCATCACCGAGGAGAAGGCCGAGCGCGAGCTGTTCGGCGGCCTGCGCTCCAACGGCGACGAGGGCGGCAAGGGCGTCTTCGAGGCGGCCCAGGGCGGCACCCTCTTCCTGGACGAGGTGGGCGAGCTGCCGCTGTCGCTGCAGCCCAAGCTCCTGCGCGTGCTGGAGTCGCGCGAGGTGCCCTCGCTGGACGGGGCGCCGGTGCAGGTGGACGTGCGCGTCATCGCCTCCACGCACCGCAACCTCGAGGAGGACGTGCGCCAGGGCCGCTTCCGGGCGGACCTCTACTACCGCCTGGCGGTGGCGCGCGTGCGGCTCCCCCCGCTGCGCACCCGGCGCGAGGACATCCCCGTGCTCGCCCAGTCCCTGCTGCGCGGCCTCAAGTCCTCCTTCGAGCTCACCCCCCAGACGCTCGCCCTCTTCGAGGGCTACGACTGGCCGGGCAACGTGCGCGAGCTGCGCAACGTGCTGGAGCGCGGCGCTCTCATGCAGGAGACGGGCAACGTCAGCTGGCTGGACTTCATGGCCCAGCCCGAGCGCAAGGAGGAGGGCCAGCAGCCCACCACCAGCGTGGCCGCGCTCGTCACCGGCATGCCCTACCACGAGGCCAAGGACCGGGTGGTGGCGGACTTCGAGCGCCTCTACTTCGCCGAGGTCATGCGCGTGTCCAACTTCGACATGAAGACGGCCGAGCAGCACACCGGCCTGTCCATGCAGAGCCTCTACCGCCTGCTGAAGAAGAACGGGCTGCGGTTGAAGGATCTCAAGAATGCCGAGGGCCTTGATAAATAG
- a CDS encoding tetratricopeptide repeat protein, whose product MAREKDNIALSDEHNSRGIELADRGWLDEAIKEFKKAIDLDPDSAHAHDNLATVYAEKKLFREALGEYLTALKLEPESPTAHYNLACFLSSHAAEMAVTEYREAIELDPEYPDAHLNLGLTYADQGRIEEAMRELQTAIELEPQDAFPRHELAALLMDEGDYRSAITQLKEVVRLEADNFEAHLDLGICYAQKGFYAEAERSYEKARALNADDLLLNYNLAALYALWGRRAEALTYLQKSVAADRQKVQGWLATDTMFDALKGDPEFEALF is encoded by the coding sequence ATGGCCAGGGAAAAGGACAACATCGCGCTCTCCGACGAGCACAACTCGCGCGGCATCGAACTGGCCGACCGCGGGTGGTTGGATGAGGCGATCAAGGAGTTCAAGAAGGCGATCGATCTCGATCCCGACTCCGCCCACGCACACGACAACCTCGCCACCGTCTACGCGGAGAAGAAGCTCTTCCGCGAGGCCCTCGGCGAGTACCTCACCGCGCTCAAGCTCGAGCCGGAGAGCCCCACCGCGCACTACAACCTCGCCTGCTTCCTGTCCTCCCACGCGGCCGAGATGGCCGTCACCGAGTACCGGGAGGCCATCGAGCTGGACCCCGAGTACCCGGACGCCCACCTCAACCTGGGCCTCACCTACGCGGACCAGGGCCGGATCGAGGAGGCCATGCGCGAGCTGCAGACGGCCATCGAGCTGGAGCCCCAGGACGCCTTCCCCCGGCACGAGCTCGCCGCGCTGCTCATGGACGAGGGGGACTACCGCTCGGCCATCACCCAGCTGAAGGAAGTGGTGCGCCTGGAGGCGGACAACTTCGAGGCCCACCTGGATCTGGGCATCTGCTACGCCCAGAAGGGCTTCTACGCCGAGGCCGAGCGCTCCTACGAGAAGGCGCGCGCCCTCAACGCGGATGATCTGCTGCTCAACTACAACCTGGCCGCCCTCTACGCGCTCTGGGGACGGCGGGCCGAAGCGTTGACCTACCTGCAGAAGTCCGTGGCCGCGGATCGCCAGAAAGTGCAGGGTTGGCTGGCCACGGATACGATGTTCGACGCTCTGAAGGGCGACCCCGAGTTCGAGGCGCTCTTCTGA
- a CDS encoding carboxypeptidase regulatory-like domain-containing protein has protein sequence MRKRTLAAAVVLGLGLGLLLLTLHSREAQVPSGDAPAVPSSPRRTERGVRPERSEASEVLGTAEEGGTPPLAHPATEADGVLLVEVFAKERPVAGASVRLYWRGPRDPNLGEATWRLAGSGSTDARGQVRLPSRPGSYLVTARAPGQAAQARDVVRPQGEALTRLRLTLEAGHSLSGRTVVKGTGEPLPLVELSLIAHGRELKPWEDVEAPLEERIFAHSDARGVFRVEGLSAGTWLLRAEAPGYGPELLDEVRIPAEGPLELALSRAGIIEGFVVDAEGRPAPGAEVRVSGGVTQQVVTTGQGGGFSAEVEAGSHTVSARRGDEAGALDSPVVVAAGGTVRDVRVRLGASALLEGRVVARTSQAPVVGATVDVSPSGVNGDSGRAVTDAEGRFSVEGLAPGLYDVVVAATGFSEAIRQGLTLAPGERFLVELELVGTGAVEGTVRDGAGHPLAGVRVEAGDRWTPEGLSSTPLEARTNAEGYYRLEGLASGRVGLSVYREGASAGQGRSLFLAEGSTARADFTLEETGTLEGVVRLASGRWPGKSFQVYAYPERSGHLAEGDSGIAEVGDAGTFRMQLPPGPYEVMAEHPEDESLRQRQPVTVSVEPGKTVRVELTLEPPEDARALLRGRVLEPDGSPSPSAMVLGQGPSDLDMPHFWARSDGEGRFQHAISEGAILTVRASNGGRLGRVQEARAGQEVVVRLQPAASVRGRVVRANGAPVRGFTLGVLPLEPGSSPWMWSDQEFPSERFELKDLPGERVRMEARSRDGARGTALVTLAPGASAEVEILLGDMGRLGGRAVDMTTGAPLAGASVFVSVDPSSRFQAISGADGRFLVEGLPAGNHTLFIFGLDGAREDRTVALEAGQSLELGNVPVGASPP, from the coding sequence ATGCGCAAGCGCACGCTCGCGGCGGCGGTGGTCCTGGGGCTGGGTCTCGGGCTGCTGCTGCTCACCCTTCACTCGCGCGAGGCCCAGGTACCCTCCGGTGACGCCCCGGCCGTGCCCTCCAGCCCGCGACGGACGGAGCGGGGGGTCCGCCCCGAGCGCTCCGAGGCGTCAGAAGTTCTCGGCACCGCGGAGGAGGGCGGCACTCCGCCCCTCGCGCACCCCGCCACCGAGGCCGATGGTGTCCTGCTGGTGGAGGTGTTCGCGAAGGAACGGCCCGTCGCGGGTGCCAGCGTGCGGCTGTACTGGCGCGGCCCTCGCGATCCCAACCTGGGGGAAGCCACGTGGCGCCTGGCGGGCTCGGGCTCCACGGATGCGCGGGGACAGGTGAGGCTGCCCTCCCGGCCCGGAAGCTACCTCGTGACGGCTCGGGCTCCGGGTCAGGCCGCGCAAGCACGCGACGTGGTGCGTCCCCAGGGCGAGGCCCTCACCCGCCTGCGGCTGACGCTCGAAGCGGGACACAGCCTCTCCGGGCGCACCGTGGTGAAGGGCACTGGCGAGCCCCTGCCCCTGGTGGAGCTCTCCCTCATCGCCCATGGCCGCGAGCTGAAGCCGTGGGAGGACGTGGAGGCGCCCCTCGAGGAGCGGATCTTCGCCCACAGCGATGCCCGGGGCGTCTTCCGGGTGGAGGGGCTGTCCGCCGGCACGTGGCTGCTGCGCGCCGAGGCGCCGGGATACGGACCGGAGCTGCTGGACGAGGTGCGCATCCCCGCGGAGGGGCCGCTGGAGCTCGCCCTCTCCCGGGCGGGAATCATCGAGGGCTTCGTCGTGGATGCCGAGGGCCGGCCCGCGCCGGGCGCCGAGGTGCGGGTGAGTGGTGGCGTCACCCAGCAGGTGGTCACCACGGGGCAGGGCGGTGGTTTCTCCGCGGAGGTGGAGGCGGGGAGCCATACGGTGTCCGCGCGCCGGGGGGACGAGGCGGGTGCATTGGACTCGCCGGTCGTGGTGGCCGCGGGCGGCACGGTGCGGGACGTGAGGGTGCGGCTCGGCGCGAGCGCGCTCCTCGAGGGCCGGGTGGTGGCTCGCACGAGCCAGGCTCCGGTGGTGGGCGCCACCGTGGATGTCAGTCCCTCGGGCGTCAATGGAGACTCGGGCCGCGCGGTGACGGATGCGGAGGGCCGCTTCTCCGTGGAGGGCCTCGCTCCTGGCCTCTACGACGTGGTGGTGGCCGCCACGGGCTTCTCCGAGGCCATCCGGCAGGGACTGACGTTGGCACCCGGCGAGCGCTTCCTCGTGGAGCTCGAGCTGGTGGGCACCGGCGCGGTGGAGGGCACGGTGCGGGATGGGGCGGGCCATCCCCTCGCGGGCGTGCGGGTGGAGGCTGGCGATCGCTGGACACCCGAGGGCCTGAGCAGCACCCCCCTCGAGGCCCGCACCAACGCCGAAGGGTATTACCGGCTGGAAGGCCTCGCCTCGGGACGGGTGGGCCTCTCCGTGTATCGCGAGGGGGCCTCGGCGGGGCAGGGCCGGTCCTTGTTCCTCGCGGAGGGAAGCACGGCGCGGGCGGACTTCACCCTCGAGGAGACGGGCACCCTGGAGGGCGTGGTCCGCCTGGCCTCGGGCCGGTGGCCCGGCAAATCGTTCCAGGTGTATGCCTACCCGGAGCGTTCGGGCCACCTCGCCGAGGGGGACAGCGGAATCGCCGAGGTGGGGGACGCGGGCACCTTCCGCATGCAGCTGCCTCCAGGCCCCTACGAGGTGATGGCGGAGCACCCGGAGGATGAGAGCCTCCGCCAGCGCCAGCCGGTGACGGTGTCCGTGGAGCCGGGGAAGACGGTCCGGGTGGAGCTGACGCTCGAGCCGCCCGAGGATGCGCGGGCCCTGCTTCGCGGGCGCGTGCTCGAGCCGGATGGGTCGCCTTCGCCCTCGGCCATGGTCCTCGGCCAGGGCCCCTCGGACCTGGACATGCCGCACTTCTGGGCGCGCTCGGATGGGGAGGGACGCTTCCAGCACGCCATCTCGGAGGGGGCCATCCTCACGGTGCGCGCGAGCAACGGCGGGCGCCTCGGCCGCGTCCAGGAGGCGCGGGCCGGGCAGGAGGTGGTGGTGCGGCTTCAGCCCGCGGCCTCGGTCCGGGGCCGCGTGGTGCGCGCCAACGGTGCTCCCGTGCGGGGCTTCACCCTCGGCGTGCTACCGCTGGAGCCCGGCTCGTCCCCGTGGATGTGGAGCGATCAGGAGTTCCCCTCGGAGCGCTTCGAGTTGAAGGACCTGCCGGGCGAGCGCGTGCGGATGGAGGCGCGCTCGCGGGATGGAGCCCGGGGCACGGCGCTGGTGACGCTGGCCCCCGGTGCGAGCGCCGAGGTGGAGATCCTCCTGGGTGACATGGGCCGCCTCGGCGGCCGGGCCGTGGACATGACGACAGGAGCGCCGCTGGCCGGTGCGTCCGTCTTCGTCTCGGTGGACCCGTCTTCCCGGTTCCAGGCCATCTCGGGGGCCGATGGCCGCTTCCTCGTCGAGGGCCTGCCCGCGGGCAATCACACCTTGTTCATCTTCGGCCTGGACGGTGCCCGGGAGGACCGCACGGTGGCGCTGGAGGCCGGACAGTCGCTCGAGCTCGGCAACGTCCCCGTTGGCGCCTCTCCCCCGTGA